In Vicingaceae bacterium, the following proteins share a genomic window:
- a CDS encoding sigma-54-dependent Fis family transcriptional regulator, whose product MDLQSIKQRFGIIGNDPKLNRALEIAAQVAPTDLSVLITGESGTGKEIMPQIIHYLSPRKHSKYIAVNCGAIPEGTIDSELFGHEKGSFTGAYDSRKGYFEVADGGTIFLDEVAELPLETQVRLLRVLETGEFIRVGSSKVQKTNVRVVAATNRDLLQAIQEGKFREDLYFRLNTVPIYLPPLRERGDDILLLFKKFASDFSAKYRMPPIELTPEAIEVLKSYRWPGNIRQLKNVVEQISIIEHTREISPEILKQYLPNYDSYKTKGIISDFSTIGNEREILYKVLFEFKNEILQLKKIIFSILENNPHIKLPDFEKNQMQENQMPSSSFLPVVASPSSTAIQPYQNQNGNNIIVKSQEHTSHQHEVVDIEEPLSLEEHEKELIKKALEKYKGKRKPAAKELGISERTLYRKIKDYNLGHIK is encoded by the coding sequence ATGGATTTACAAAGCATTAAACAAAGGTTCGGCATCATTGGCAACGACCCTAAATTAAACAGGGCGTTGGAAATTGCAGCACAGGTTGCCCCCACGGACTTGAGTGTATTGATAACCGGTGAAAGTGGTACCGGAAAAGAAATCATGCCTCAAATCATTCATTACTTAAGCCCAAGAAAGCATTCCAAATATATTGCGGTTAACTGTGGCGCAATACCGGAAGGAACCATTGACTCCGAATTGTTTGGACACGAGAAAGGATCTTTTACAGGCGCCTATGATTCCAGAAAAGGATATTTTGAAGTAGCAGACGGAGGAACAATTTTTTTGGATGAAGTTGCTGAATTACCTTTGGAAACACAGGTTCGTTTGCTTAGAGTTTTAGAAACCGGTGAATTTATCAGAGTAGGGTCTTCGAAGGTGCAAAAAACCAATGTAAGAGTAGTTGCCGCTACAAACAGAGATCTTTTGCAAGCCATTCAGGAAGGAAAATTCAGAGAAGATCTCTATTTCCGTCTAAATACTGTGCCGATTTACCTTCCCCCTTTGAGAGAAAGAGGAGATGATATTTTATTGCTTTTTAAAAAATTTGCTTCCGATTTTAGTGCAAAATACAGAATGCCACCTATAGAACTTACTCCGGAAGCTATAGAAGTGTTAAAAAGTTATCGTTGGCCCGGAAATATAAGACAATTGAAAAATGTGGTGGAGCAAATCTCTATCATTGAACATACCCGGGAAATTTCTCCTGAAATTCTCAAACAATATCTTCCCAATTATGATTCATACAAAACCAAAGGAATCATATCAGATTTTTCAACCATCGGTAACGAAAGAGAAATTTTATATAAAGTTTTATTTGAATTTAAAAATGAAATTTTACAGTTAAAAAAAATTATTTTTTCCATTTTAGAAAACAACCCACACATAAAACTTCCCGATTTTGAAAAAAATCAAATGCAAGAAAACCAAATGCCATCAAGCAGTTTTCTACCTGTTGTGGCCTCTCCGTCTTCAACCGCTATTCAACCTTATCAAAATCAAAATGGAAATAATATAATTGTAAAATCACAGGAACACACTTCACATCAACATGAAGTAGTTGACATTGAAGAACCTTTATCACTAGAAGAACACGAAAAAGAATTGATTAAAAAAGCACTCGAGAAATATAAAGGGAAACGCAAACCTGCCGCCAAAGAACTTGGAATATCCGAAAGAACTCTGTATCGTAAAATAAAAGA